The genomic segment AGGCACGGTCGGCTTCAGTGTACGAATAAGACAGAGCTTCCTCGACACTTGGCAGCGGCACGTAGCGGCCACGGTCGCGTAGCAGGCGACTGAGATCCATCGAACTCGCCAGCCGCTCCGCTTCCTCATCGGTGGCGGCGACAACGGCGGCGACGGCCAAAATACCGTGTGGCGTCGACCGCCAGCGCGTCGGACGGAAGTTGCTGCGATAATGCGTCAGTGCCTCGACCGCATCGTGCGAAGCGAAGTGATGCGCGAACGCGAAGCCCATACCGACCTGCGCGGCGAGCTCGGAACTGTAGTCGCTGGAGCCGAGCAGCCAGATCGGTGGCAGCGGCGTATCGTCGGGCATCGCGACGACGTTGTTGTACGGATGGCCCGGCGGAAAGCCGCGCGTCTCCCACAGCGTCAGCTCTTGCAGCCGCTCCAGAAAATCGTCGCCCTCACGGCCATCGAGCCGGCGGCGCAACGCGTGCATCGTCGCCTGGTCGGTGCCCGGCGCGCGGCCGATACCGAGATCGATCCGACCGGGGAACAGCGCTTCAAGCATCTTGAAGCGTTCCGCCACGACCAGCGGCGCGTGGTTCGGCAGCATCACGCCACCGGAGCCGACGCGAATGCGTTCGGTCACCGCCGCGATCTGCCCAATCATGATTTCGGGCGCGGGACTGGCGACCGAAGGAAGATTGTGATGCTCGGCCAGCCAGTAGCGCACATAGCCCAGCGAATCCGCGTGGCGCGCAAGGTCGATCGAGTTGCGCAATGACGCCGCCGGCGGTGTGCCGGTGGTGACGACGGACAGATCGAGGATCGAGAGTGGCAGCATCTACATAACCTAGTGCGCTACCGAGGCGGGCGCAAAGGTATTGGGCTAGGCAATTCGACGATCATCTGCCCCTTTCTCTGGCAGTGGGCAGAATGACCACCTGCTTGGGAAGATGTGGCTGATCTGGTCCCGCCAAGATCGCCACGCTGCACACAACCATCTGACGGATCGATCTATTTTCAAAGAAGGCGCGGCATCCGCCTTGCCCACCCCCGGACAGGCTGCAACCCCACCCAACGTGAAAAACGGACTATTTTGGGCAACTTCCCAAACTGATATCGCCCAAAGTGGGCTGGCCGCGGAAAGCAGTTCGGCCTAATTTAACGCGGTTCGTGGAGGTTCCTGGCCGTTGGGCAGCCGCACGTGCCTGTGGATGCCCGAACCGCCCTTTCAAACTGGATGACGATCAGATGAGCGACCTGCCGCAGCAGCTTCCGGCGATTTCCTTCGAGTTCTTCCCGCCGAAGACCGAGGAGATGGAGCGCAATTTGTGGCAGGCGATCAGCCGGCTGGCGCCGCTGCATCCAAGCTTCGTCTCCGTCACCTATGGGGCTGGCGGCTCCACCCGGGAGCGGACCCACGCCACCATCGCGCGCATCCTGAAAGAAACCGATCTGACGCCGGCGGCGCATCTGACCTGCGTCGACGCCCCCTGTGCCGACGTCGACGATGTCGTCGCGCGGTATCACGACATCGGCGTCCGCCACATCGTGGCGCTGCGCGGGGATCCGACCACCGGCCTCGGCGGCACCTACACGCCGCATCCGCAGGGCTATCGCAGCTCGGCCGATCTCGTCGCCTCGATCAAGCGCCGCTACCCGGACATCGACGTCACGGTGTCGGCCTATCCGGAGAAGCATCCGGAGAGCACCGGTTTCGACGCCGACCTCGATATCCTGAAGGCCAAGGTCGATGCCGGCGCGACCCGCGCGATTACCCAATTCTTCTTCGATAACGACCTGTACTTCCGCTACCTCGACCGCGTCCGCGCTCGCGGCATCAATATCCCGATCGTGCCGGGTATCCTGCCGGTGCAGAACTTCAAGCAGGCCGCAGGCTTCGCCGCCCGCGCCGGCGCCAGCGTGCCGGACTGGCTAGCCAAGCAGTTCGAAGGGCTCGACGACGATCCCGACACCCGCAAGCTGGTCGCCGCCACCGTCGCGGCCGGCCAGGTGCATAAGCTCGCCAAGCACGGCGTCAGCAACTTCCACTTCTACACCATGAATCGCGCGGACCTGGCGTTCGCCATCAGCCATCTGCTGGGCTTCCGGCCGCAGGCGGCAAGGCAAGCCGCGTGAACTTGCAACCAGATTCTCCCCGCGCAGGGCGCGCTCCCTCTCCCCGTCGGGGAGAGGGCTGGGGTGAGGGGCGCCGGCGCCGATGGTCATCCGCACCACGCGTACACCGATCGCCAGGCGCCTGCGGGCTCAGCCGACGCAGGCCGAAACGTTGCTGTGGCGCCGTCTCCGCAATCGCCAGCTCGATGGATGGAAGTTCAAGCGGCAATTTCCGATCGACCGATTTGTCGTCGACTTCTGCTGCACCGAAGCGCGGCTCGTCGTCGAACTCGACGGCGGACAACATGAACAACAGACCGAGCAAGATACGGCGCGGACGGAGGTGCTCTCCGCGATGGGCTATCTGGTCGTTCGGTTCTGGAACAACGATGTGCTGTCGAATCCCGACGGCGTGCTCGAAACGATTGCCCGAACGATCAGACCGCATGCGTTCGATCCCCCTCACCCCAGCCCTCTCCCCGACGGGGAGAGGGAGCCGCGCTGAGTAGTTTGCAGATGTCGACTTCCAAAAGCCCAATCGCCGATCGTCTTCATGCCCTCGCCGCGCAGCGTATCCTCGTGCTCGACGGCGCGATGGGGACGATGATCCAGCAGCTGCAGCTCGACGAAGCTGCATTCCGCGGCGAGCGGTTCAAGGACTTCCACCGCGACCTGCGCGGCAACAACGACCTGTTGATCCTGACCCAGCCGCAGGCGATCGAGGACATCCACGCGCAGTACCTGCGCGCCGGCGCCGACATCGTTGCGACCAACACATTCTCCTCGACCTCGATCGCCCAGGCCGACTACGACATGTCGGAGCTGGCCTATGAGATGAGCCGCGACGGTGCCCGCCTTGCCCGCAACGCCGCCGCCAAGGTCGAAGCCGAAGATGGTAAGCCGCGCTTCGTCGCGGGCGCGATCGGCCCGACCAACCGCACCGCCTCGATCTCGCCGGACGTCGCCAATCCCGGCTACCGTGCGGTGACGTTCGATGATCTGCGCATCGCCTATAGCGAGCAGATCAACGGTCTGCTCGACGGCGGCGCCGATATCCTGCTGCTCGAAACCATCTTCGATACGCTGAACGCCAAGGCGGCGCTGTACGCGATCGCCGAGATCACCGAAGCCCGCGGCATCGACGTGCCGGTGATGATCTCCGGCACCATCACCGACAAATCCGGCCGCCTGCTGTCGGGCCAGATGCCCGAAGCATTCTGGAATTCGGTCCGGCACGCCCGCCCGATCACCATCGGCTTCAACTGCGCGCTCGGCGCCAAGGATCTGCGCGCCCACATCGCCGATATCAGCCGCGTCGCCGATACGCTGGTCTGCGCCTATCCCAACGCCGGCCTGCCCAACGAATTCGGCCAGTACGACGAGAGCCCGGAATACATGGCCTCGCTGGTCGGCGAATTCGCCGAAGCCGGCCTCGTCAACATCGTCGGCGGCTGCTGCGGCACTACGCCGGCCCACATCAAGGCGATCGCCGAAGCGGTCGCGCCGCATAAGCCACGCGTGATCCCGACCATCGAGCCG from the Rhodopseudomonas palustris genome contains:
- the metF gene encoding methylenetetrahydrofolate reductase [NAD(P)H]; its protein translation is MSDLPQQLPAISFEFFPPKTEEMERNLWQAISRLAPLHPSFVSVTYGAGGSTRERTHATIARILKETDLTPAAHLTCVDAPCADVDDVVARYHDIGVRHIVALRGDPTTGLGGTYTPHPQGYRSSADLVASIKRRYPDIDVTVSAYPEKHPESTGFDADLDILKAKVDAGATRAITQFFFDNDLYFRYLDRVRARGINIPIVPGILPVQNFKQAAGFAARAGASVPDWLAKQFEGLDDDPDTRKLVAATVAAGQVHKLAKHGVSNFHFYTMNRADLAFAISHLLGFRPQAARQAA
- a CDS encoding endonuclease domain-containing protein, yielding MVIRTTRTPIARRLRAQPTQAETLLWRRLRNRQLDGWKFKRQFPIDRFVVDFCCTEARLVVELDGGQHEQQTEQDTARTEVLSAMGYLVVRFWNNDVLSNPDGVLETIARTIRPHAFDPPHPSPLPDGEREPR
- a CDS encoding LLM class flavin-dependent oxidoreductase, with the translated sequence MLPLSILDLSVVTTGTPPAASLRNSIDLARHADSLGYVRYWLAEHHNLPSVASPAPEIMIGQIAAVTERIRVGSGGVMLPNHAPLVVAERFKMLEALFPGRIDLGIGRAPGTDQATMHALRRRLDGREGDDFLERLQELTLWETRGFPPGHPYNNVVAMPDDTPLPPIWLLGSSDYSSELAAQVGMGFAFAHHFASHDAVEALTHYRSNFRPTRWRSTPHGILAVAAVVAATDEEAERLASSMDLSRLLRDRGRYVPLPSVEEALSYSYTEADRASIARNRSRLFVGSPATVRQALQPLINASRADELMVITAVYDHDARKRSYSLLADAFELQKVAA